The proteins below are encoded in one region of Aquisphaera giovannonii:
- a CDS encoding family 16 glycoside hydrolase produces MTVQVICPNADCATEFSVPSLDGPAVLYCPRCGRSIAGSSSDSPAADSARRVASRGGPELEPGSSFGRYQVVRTLGAGGMGSVYLATDTHLQRRVALKVPFLDGADREELLERFRREALAAAALDHPNLCQVYDVGEVDGSPFLTMAYVEGRPLSDAIGRAEPIPVRQAAAVVRKLAVALQAAHDTGVVHRDLKPANVLMSRKKELVVVDFGLARRDGAGDVRLTKSGAVLGTPAYMAPEQVAGQAEAIGPQTDIYALGVILYELLTGRLPFEGPVALVLGQIMVAQPAPPSALRPEVDARLESACLKAMAKKPEDRFSSMREFADALGVSLRGEPDPAAEVPALSAVGEPTAAPRTGGESLVGRFFEGIFRRSGGGSVGMDSKPRETPSRRDRTLRRVAWCSAGLVGLSAVLAVAVYPRKTDHGGSRDGKPPASTSAQAKAADAHPASTDIPGGEAPARSTGAAQAESSGKAQPLSSEPVASTATSTVHDAGKAGGPQGGGIATMPPESLADAGFRPLFNGKDLSGWKVLSGERNNWKVADGHLVGSGPWSLLFTERGDYADFHLIVEMRVNAGGNSGIMFRRPLTNEVVLRRSATDEPVRAYEAEVSEDPGEVYRTGSLRTYATASPAPFVPDRWLRYEVIARGSRIILKIDGKTTVDFRDPRPAFTRGHIALQQLREGSVVEFRKVVIKELPPEDTDPATVPTKDVVRRLAPPFFNGKDLTGWTPMRTLDDAATRHEAGAGGWSVVDGEIRCDSVTSGWLRSNRTYGDFELDLEYKLASPTSNSGIYIRCPEQGHHSVAGMEIQLIDDRLSSVRDEVNANARSGAIWRAVAPKARAARPPGQWNSMRIRCLGDQVTVALNHAQVVDADMNRVPELQGRPRSGYIGLSNWYGEAAGVAFRNLRIREISPDGSGEVGEDGFASLFNGKDLKGWVIDGGSGNVWKADRGDLLIRGTGDYRKLGYLLTRQSYGDFLLRFEYRQFAGSNSGVAFHAFPSDAVAGLPRHPEISLQPFGANFEPTGTLLWSTNNESRDAIQPDRPAEVRSPSLWNTMEVEHRGGKLRVACNGQDILTTDLALLAARPEALPGMRRRSGRVGLQAHTGEVRLRNIRIKRLD; encoded by the coding sequence GTGACTGTCCAGGTGATTTGCCCGAACGCCGACTGCGCGACCGAGTTCTCGGTCCCGTCGCTGGACGGTCCGGCGGTGCTCTACTGCCCGCGATGCGGCCGCTCCATCGCGGGGAGCTCGAGCGATTCGCCGGCCGCGGATTCCGCGCGCCGCGTCGCGTCAAGGGGCGGGCCGGAGCTTGAGCCTGGTTCCTCGTTCGGGCGATACCAGGTGGTGCGGACGCTCGGCGCCGGAGGCATGGGCTCGGTCTACCTGGCGACGGACACCCACCTCCAGCGCCGGGTGGCGCTCAAGGTGCCCTTCCTGGACGGCGCCGACCGCGAGGAGCTGCTGGAGCGATTCCGCCGCGAGGCCCTAGCCGCGGCAGCCCTGGACCACCCCAACCTCTGCCAGGTGTACGACGTCGGCGAGGTCGACGGCTCACCCTTCCTGACCATGGCCTACGTCGAGGGCCGGCCGCTCTCCGACGCGATCGGGAGGGCCGAGCCGATCCCGGTGCGACAGGCCGCGGCCGTGGTCCGCAAGCTGGCCGTCGCCCTCCAGGCGGCCCACGACACCGGGGTGGTCCACCGCGACTTGAAGCCCGCGAACGTCCTCATGAGCCGGAAGAAGGAGCTCGTCGTGGTCGACTTCGGCCTGGCCCGGCGCGACGGCGCCGGGGACGTCCGGCTGACGAAGAGCGGGGCCGTGCTCGGGACGCCGGCCTACATGGCGCCGGAGCAGGTCGCGGGCCAGGCCGAGGCGATCGGGCCGCAGACCGACATCTACGCCCTCGGCGTGATCCTGTATGAGCTCCTTACCGGCCGGCTGCCGTTCGAGGGCCCGGTGGCCCTGGTCCTGGGCCAGATCATGGTCGCCCAGCCGGCTCCGCCGTCGGCCCTGCGCCCGGAGGTCGACGCGAGGCTCGAGTCCGCCTGCCTGAAGGCGATGGCGAAGAAGCCCGAGGACCGCTTCTCGTCGATGCGCGAGTTCGCCGACGCCCTGGGCGTCTCGCTTCGGGGCGAGCCCGACCCCGCGGCCGAGGTGCCGGCCCTGTCGGCGGTCGGCGAGCCGACGGCGGCCCCCCGCACCGGAGGCGAAAGCCTCGTCGGACGGTTCTTCGAGGGGATCTTCCGTCGGTCCGGCGGCGGATCGGTCGGGATGGACTCGAAACCCCGGGAAACACCATCTCGCCGCGATCGCACGCTCCGTCGCGTCGCGTGGTGTTCCGCCGGGCTCGTGGGGCTGTCCGCGGTCCTGGCTGTGGCCGTCTACCCGAGGAAGACCGATCATGGGGGTAGCCGAGACGGCAAGCCGCCTGCTTCAACGTCCGCGCAGGCGAAGGCCGCCGACGCCCATCCCGCCTCGACGGACATCCCAGGCGGCGAGGCTCCGGCCCGATCGACCGGAGCTGCACAAGCTGAATCTTCGGGGAAAGCCCAGCCGCTATCGAGCGAGCCCGTCGCGAGTACGGCGACGTCGACCGTCCACGATGCCGGCAAGGCCGGCGGTCCGCAAGGCGGTGGGATCGCCACAATGCCGCCGGAGTCTCTGGCCGATGCCGGATTTCGCCCGCTCTTCAACGGGAAGGACCTGAGCGGCTGGAAGGTCCTCTCCGGGGAGCGCAACAACTGGAAGGTCGCGGATGGCCATCTCGTCGGCAGCGGACCATGGAGCCTGCTCTTCACGGAGCGCGGCGATTATGCGGACTTCCACCTCATCGTCGAGATGCGCGTCAACGCCGGCGGGAATAGCGGGATCATGTTTCGCAGGCCGCTCACGAATGAAGTCGTCCTGCGTCGGTCCGCAACGGATGAACCCGTGCGGGCGTACGAGGCGGAGGTCAGCGAGGACCCCGGAGAGGTGTACCGGACCGGCTCACTCCGCACGTACGCGACCGCTTCGCCCGCCCCCTTCGTGCCGGACCGTTGGTTGCGGTACGAGGTCATCGCGCGGGGGAGCCGCATCATCCTGAAGATCGACGGCAAGACGACCGTCGATTTCCGCGATCCGAGGCCGGCATTCACCCGCGGCCACATCGCCCTGCAGCAACTCCGCGAAGGGAGCGTCGTCGAGTTCCGCAAGGTCGTGATCAAGGAACTGCCGCCCGAGGATACCGACCCGGCCACGGTCCCGACGAAGGACGTGGTACGAAGGCTGGCCCCCCCGTTCTTCAACGGCAAGGACCTCACGGGCTGGACGCCGATGCGGACGCTGGACGACGCCGCGACCCGACATGAGGCGGGGGCGGGCGGCTGGAGCGTCGTGGATGGCGAGATCCGCTGCGATTCGGTAACCTCCGGCTGGCTCCGATCCAACCGCACCTACGGCGATTTCGAGCTCGACCTCGAATACAAGCTCGCATCCCCGACGAGCAACAGCGGAATCTATATCCGCTGCCCCGAGCAGGGACATCACTCAGTCGCCGGTATGGAGATCCAACTGATCGACGACCGCTTATCCTCGGTTCGGGACGAGGTAAACGCCAACGCTCGCTCCGGTGCGATCTGGCGGGCCGTCGCGCCGAAGGCCAGGGCGGCGCGTCCGCCGGGGCAGTGGAACTCCATGCGGATCCGTTGCCTGGGCGACCAGGTCACCGTGGCCCTGAACCACGCGCAGGTCGTCGACGCCGACATGAATCGCGTGCCGGAGCTCCAGGGCCGCCCGAGATCGGGCTACATCGGCCTTTCGAACTGGTACGGAGAAGCGGCCGGGGTCGCCTTCCGGAACCTGCGGATTCGCGAGATCAGCCCCGACGGTAGTGGCGAGGTGGGCGAGGATGGGTTCGCCTCGCTCTTCAACGGCAAGGACCTCAAGGGGTGGGTGATCGATGGCGGGTCGGGCAACGTCTGGAAGGCGGACCGCGGCGACCTGCTGATCCGCGGGACCGGAGATTATCGAAAACTCGGCTACCTCCTCACTCGCCAGTCCTACGGCGATTTCCTTTTGCGATTCGAATACCGGCAATTTGCCGGTTCGAACAGCGGGGTGGCTTTTCACGCCTTCCCAAGCGACGCCGTGGCCGGTCTGCCGCGGCATCCGGAAATCTCGCTCCAACCCTTTGGTGCGAACTTCGAACCGACGGGGACGCTGCTTTGGTCAACGAATAACGAGAGCCGAGATGCCATCCAACCTGATCGCCCCGCCGAGGTGCGAAGCCCGTCCCTGTGGAACACGATGGAGGTCGAGCATCGCGGAGGGAAGTTGAGGGTAGCCTGCAACGGCCAGGATATCCTGACCACGGACCTGGCTCTGCTAGCCGCCAGGCCCGAAGCGCTGCCCGGGATGCGGCGACGGTCGGGCCGCGTCGGTCTCCAGGCACACACCGGCGAGGTTCGGCTCAGAAACATCCGGATCAAGCGCCTGGATTAG
- a CDS encoding PQQ-binding-like beta-propeller repeat protein, with product MSSNDAGSDVDPLAILGLDASGALKLGEAGLREALSRCRKQWTLDAADPSRRAEALRRLKRLQALEKELERAGGLQAYLRQIDAGPSHDAELEILIELARAGRPSLSRRQGELIRGEAMARGIPPRAVDAFLARVPIGDPASSSDPVAAAIPLPSRSPCLSPGELRAIHEPLGGTGKATYYQLLGASPGTSREGLAIAAGRAAGEGDGRDLDRRSEALRGGLARWRHLLDEPDGRHRYDNALFNDSIHRFVKIVDLVLCGDDTTHDQVDRLAEFGARDFGLSLEAVRQCIAARMAALGVSIRLRPGDVRFRTELARLAQAAAERARQEAEAQRLLDEYEDAVKRRRLYSAASLLARLESAGVASDEEMGRTLELRLARIRGELASIDEVARDPALALRALERYAAVLRSCADCSEALLGVRTLPVAAPPAPIHVEATRHGEARRLTWQVQGSAPPGCVYRVLRACTAPGPPPTEYPEGSFQLIFEGPETVHADIERLPAGSIVAYAVMAVLRGTIRVHGKPVREYEAASGAGMSAPVLLWNEVRSLRIDAEANTVRLSFLPPGGSRQVVVERWVGGPEDRPASPTVLAGSSTGAIDDGVFEPGACHTYRAFAVYDGPAGDFHTPGTHARHRAPAPAVVQPVGPAEDPDQSEGAMGGEAARGAEPPRVASSSSRLLWRFVPDWPTRPFRGCPAVGRDGRIHACLGDRVVALTADGELAWAYGTAGPIPGSPTLDAEGRVHVHAGDGRLHRIGDDGRPDRPPIDVGEPQGWASPLVDRAGVAWICAQGGGLLRIEPNRDATARRFLRTPRRFDCIGLIRGGILIVGGEDACVAAIDVRGARGKELWDALDDRGRTGGPVNSALAIDADSRVVAAGRDDVLRGFDEEGREAWSFALPGRLMGSPVVDGDGRIYLGLTRPGAAAGGALACVERDGGRCRWNYPTAAAVESTPVIGDDGIIYFGDNLGRVHAVDGEGRAVWTDRLDSPVRSAATIAASNRLVLGLEDGSLVALECSSAGLGGGWPKLMRDLPQVPVLD from the coding sequence TTGTCCAGCAACGATGCCGGCAGCGACGTCGATCCGCTCGCGATCCTCGGGCTGGACGCTTCCGGCGCCCTCAAGCTTGGCGAGGCCGGGCTCCGAGAGGCGCTCTCGCGGTGCCGCAAGCAGTGGACGCTCGACGCCGCCGACCCGTCCAGGCGGGCGGAGGCCCTGAGGCGATTGAAGCGGCTCCAGGCTTTGGAGAAGGAGCTCGAACGGGCCGGGGGACTCCAGGCTTACCTCCGGCAGATCGACGCCGGCCCCTCCCACGACGCGGAGCTGGAAATCCTGATCGAGCTCGCCAGGGCCGGTCGGCCGTCGCTCAGCCGGCGGCAAGGCGAGCTGATCCGGGGGGAGGCCATGGCCCGGGGGATCCCCCCTCGCGCGGTCGATGCCTTCCTCGCCCGTGTGCCGATCGGAGATCCCGCCTCGTCTTCGGACCCCGTCGCGGCCGCGATCCCGCTCCCGTCCCGCTCGCCCTGCCTGTCTCCCGGCGAACTCCGAGCGATCCATGAGCCGCTGGGGGGGACGGGCAAGGCCACGTACTATCAGCTCCTCGGCGCCTCGCCCGGGACCTCGCGGGAGGGCCTTGCGATCGCGGCCGGGCGGGCCGCCGGAGAGGGCGACGGTCGCGATCTCGACCGCCGGAGCGAGGCCCTTCGCGGCGGCCTGGCGCGATGGAGACATTTGCTGGACGAGCCGGACGGGAGGCATCGATACGACAACGCGCTCTTCAATGATTCGATCCACCGCTTCGTCAAGATCGTCGACCTAGTCCTCTGCGGAGACGACACGACTCACGACCAGGTCGATCGGCTCGCGGAGTTCGGCGCTCGCGACTTCGGCCTGTCGCTCGAGGCGGTCCGCCAGTGCATCGCCGCGAGGATGGCGGCGCTCGGCGTCTCGATACGGCTCCGGCCCGGCGACGTGCGGTTCCGCACTGAGCTCGCGCGGCTCGCCCAGGCCGCGGCGGAGCGGGCGCGGCAAGAGGCGGAGGCCCAGCGGCTGCTCGACGAGTACGAGGATGCGGTGAAGCGCCGGAGGCTCTACAGCGCGGCCTCCCTGCTCGCGAGGCTGGAGTCGGCGGGGGTGGCCTCCGACGAGGAGATGGGCAGGACTCTCGAGCTTCGGCTGGCCCGGATCCGCGGCGAGCTCGCCTCCATCGACGAGGTTGCCAGGGACCCAGCCCTCGCCCTCCGGGCCCTGGAGCGTTATGCGGCCGTGCTCCGGTCGTGCGCCGATTGCAGCGAGGCGCTGCTGGGCGTCCGCACCCTCCCGGTCGCCGCCCCCCCGGCCCCGATCCACGTCGAGGCCACGCGGCACGGCGAGGCCCGCCGCCTCACTTGGCAGGTCCAGGGATCGGCTCCTCCCGGGTGCGTCTACCGGGTCCTGCGAGCCTGCACCGCGCCGGGCCCGCCCCCGACCGAATATCCCGAAGGGAGCTTCCAACTCATCTTCGAGGGGCCGGAAACAGTCCACGCCGACATCGAGCGCCTGCCCGCCGGCTCCATCGTTGCCTATGCGGTGATGGCCGTGCTCCGAGGGACGATCCGGGTTCACGGGAAGCCCGTGCGCGAATACGAGGCGGCATCCGGCGCGGGGATGTCCGCCCCCGTCCTCCTCTGGAACGAGGTCCGCAGCCTCCGGATCGACGCCGAGGCGAACACGGTCCGCCTGAGTTTCCTCCCGCCGGGAGGCTCGCGCCAGGTCGTGGTCGAGCGATGGGTCGGCGGCCCCGAGGATCGGCCCGCGTCGCCCACGGTCCTCGCCGGCTCGAGCACCGGGGCCATCGACGATGGGGTATTCGAGCCGGGAGCCTGCCATACCTACCGGGCGTTCGCCGTCTACGACGGGCCCGCCGGGGACTTCCACACGCCGGGGACCCACGCGCGGCACAGGGCGCCCGCCCCCGCGGTGGTTCAACCGGTCGGCCCGGCCGAGGATCCGGACCAGAGCGAAGGCGCGATGGGAGGCGAGGCCGCCCGAGGCGCCGAGCCTCCTCGTGTGGCGTCGAGCTCGAGCCGATTGCTCTGGCGCTTCGTCCCCGACTGGCCGACGCGACCCTTTCGAGGTTGCCCCGCCGTGGGACGGGACGGGCGGATCCACGCCTGCCTCGGCGACCGCGTCGTGGCCCTGACGGCCGACGGCGAGTTGGCATGGGCCTACGGGACCGCCGGCCCGATCCCGGGGTCGCCGACGCTCGACGCGGAGGGCCGCGTCCATGTCCACGCGGGGGACGGCCGCCTCCATCGGATCGGCGACGACGGACGTCCCGACCGTCCCCCGATCGACGTCGGCGAGCCCCAGGGGTGGGCCTCGCCCCTCGTCGATCGCGCCGGCGTCGCCTGGATCTGCGCCCAGGGCGGGGGACTGCTCCGGATCGAGCCCAATCGCGACGCCACGGCCCGCCGCTTCCTCCGCACGCCCCGGAGGTTCGACTGCATCGGCCTCATCCGCGGGGGCATCCTCATCGTCGGCGGTGAGGACGCCTGCGTTGCCGCCATCGACGTGCGCGGGGCCAGGGGGAAGGAGCTCTGGGACGCCCTGGACGACCGGGGGCGGACCGGCGGGCCGGTCAACTCCGCGCTGGCCATCGATGCGGACTCGAGGGTCGTGGCCGCCGGCCGCGATGACGTGCTCCGCGGCTTCGATGAGGAGGGTCGCGAGGCCTGGAGCTTCGCCCTGCCGGGCCGCCTGATGGGCTCGCCCGTCGTCGACGGCGACGGGCGGATCTACCTGGGATTGACCCGGCCCGGTGCGGCGGCGGGCGGGGCGCTCGCCTGCGTCGAACGCGACGGCGGGCGGTGCCGCTGGAACTATCCGACGGCCGCGGCCGTCGAATCCACGCCCGTGATCGGCGACGACGGGATCATCTACTTCGGCGACAACCTCGGCCGGGTCCATGCCGTGGACGGCGAGGGGCGGGCCGTGTGGACGGACCGGCTCGATTCCCCCGTGCGATCCGCGGCCACCATCGCGGCCTCGAACCGGCTGGTCCTCGGGCTCGAGGACGGCAGCCTGGTGGCCCTGGAATGCTCGTCGGCCGGGCTGGGCGGAGGCTGGCCCAAGCTCATGCGGGACCTCCCCCAGGTGCCCGTCCTGGATTGA
- a CDS encoding protein kinase domain-containing protein yields MHVTLSVSEGPHKGREFTFREHDTFIVGRASYAHFRLEAHDRYFSRAHFLIEVNPPLCRLMDMGSTNGTFVNDAKVNEIDLKDGDRIRGGKTVIDVAIGVDPGDEDATAASVPGAEGLPNTVSVRSPDPDDPEAARRGPERPEVPSRLGDYMLIRELGRGGMGVVHLARRGDEGEFVAIKTIEPKVDVTSRDVDRFLREASILKDLDHPGVVRFLDCGDCNGRVYLAMEYVDGPCLSAAIKRSGTMPVRRATRLIRQVLEATAYAHDRGFVHRDIKPGNLLLAGQGAGESIKLADFGLARAYRESKFSGLTLQGEMGGTIAFAAPEQLTNFRESKPASDLYSIGATLYMMLTGSQVYDFPNKLNRQVLMVLQEDAVPIQSRRAELPTGLARVVDRALSRQPADRFPDARSMSEALLPFSA; encoded by the coding sequence ATGCACGTGACCTTGTCCGTGAGCGAGGGCCCTCACAAGGGCCGCGAATTCACCTTCCGCGAGCATGACACGTTCATCGTCGGCCGGGCCAGCTACGCCCACTTCCGCCTCGAGGCCCATGATCGGTACTTCTCCCGCGCCCATTTCCTGATCGAGGTGAATCCGCCGCTTTGCCGGCTGATGGACATGGGCAGCACCAACGGCACCTTCGTCAACGACGCCAAGGTCAACGAGATCGACCTGAAGGACGGCGACCGGATCCGCGGCGGCAAGACGGTCATCGACGTCGCCATCGGCGTCGATCCCGGCGACGAGGACGCCACGGCCGCGTCCGTCCCCGGGGCCGAGGGGCTGCCCAACACGGTCTCCGTACGGAGCCCTGATCCGGATGACCCCGAGGCCGCGCGGCGTGGTCCCGAGAGGCCGGAAGTCCCGTCTCGCCTCGGCGACTATATGCTGATCCGGGAGCTCGGCCGCGGCGGCATGGGCGTCGTCCACCTGGCCAGACGCGGGGACGAGGGCGAATTCGTCGCGATCAAGACCATCGAGCCGAAGGTGGACGTGACCAGCCGGGACGTCGACCGGTTCCTCCGCGAGGCATCCATCCTCAAGGATCTCGACCATCCGGGCGTGGTCCGATTCCTGGATTGCGGCGACTGCAACGGTCGGGTCTACCTGGCCATGGAGTATGTCGACGGGCCCTGCCTGTCGGCCGCGATCAAGCGGTCGGGGACGATGCCCGTCCGCCGGGCGACCCGCCTGATCCGCCAGGTTCTCGAGGCCACCGCGTATGCCCACGACCGCGGCTTCGTCCATCGCGACATCAAGCCCGGCAACCTGCTCCTCGCCGGGCAAGGGGCGGGCGAATCGATCAAGCTCGCCGACTTCGGCCTCGCACGAGCCTATCGCGAGTCGAAGTTCAGCGGGCTGACGCTCCAGGGCGAGATGGGGGGCACGATCGCCTTCGCCGCGCCGGAGCAGCTGACCAACTTCCGCGAATCGAAGCCGGCCTCCGACCTGTACTCCATCGGGGCGACGCTCTACATGATGCTGACCGGGAGTCAGGTATACGACTTCCCGAACAAGCTGAATCGCCAGGTGCTCATGGTCCTCCAGGAGGACGCCGTGCCGATCCAATCCCGCCGGGCCGAGCTGCCGACGGGCCTCGCCCGGGTCGTCGACCGCGCCCTGTCTCGCCAGCCGGCCGACCGGTTCCCGGACGCGCGGTCGATGAGCGAGGCGCTCCTCCCGTTCTCGGCCTGA